A region from the Cetobacterium sp. ZOR0034 genome encodes:
- the rpsI gene encoding 30S ribosomal protein S9, protein MIQYRGTGRRKTSVARVRLIPGGKGIEINGKTMAEYFGGRELLSKIVEQPLNLTETLDKFEVKVNVIGGGNAGQAGAIRHGLSRALVEADETLRGALKAAGFLTRDSRMVERKKYGKRKARRSPQFSKR, encoded by the coding sequence ATGATTCAATATAGAGGAACTGGAAGAAGAAAAACTTCAGTAGCAAGAGTAAGACTTATCCCTGGTGGAAAAGGAATCGAAATAAACGGAAAAACTATGGCAGAGTACTTCGGTGGAAGAGAGTTACTTTCTAAAATCGTTGAGCAACCATTAAACTTAACTGAGACTTTAGATAAGTTCGAAGTTAAAGTAAACGTAATCGGTGGAGGAAACGCTGGACAAGCAGGAGCTATCAGACACGGATTATCAAGAGCTTTAGTTGAAGCTGATGAGACTTTAAGAGGAGCTTTAAAAGCAGCTGGATTCTTAACAAGAGACTCAAGAATGGTAGAAAGAAAGAAATACGGAAAGAGAAAAGCAAGAAGATCTCCACAATTCTCAAAGAGATAA